One segment of Saprospiraceae bacterium DNA contains the following:
- a CDS encoding T9SS type A sorting domain-containing protein has product MARQDFLRLSVLQSSNNCHKQHLRVPGSTTSIAVGNVKKIQVVASVANEVIAWQFATRFASDSLTILNVLPGNTGTTFDEENYYYSTPTLAGNNDGILRSIWYATDGNAVNLNGKVLFEVLVEANISIGDIKDVFKLDSRALDMRFYDESGQVIDSVGLTLRLEEASSERAESDRVKSRTDFKALVYPVPFNSEIIFAFELPDKETANLSLFDPTGKLLFETNIALPAGYHQINIPEAKGYPSGLYWYSLKAGQQQASGKITKN; this is encoded by the coding sequence GTGGCCCGCCAGGACTTTCTCCGGCTGAGCGTGTTGCAATCATCCAACAATTGCCACAAGCAGCATCTCAGAGTACCTGGTTCAACCACAAGCATTGCCGTGGGTAATGTCAAGAAAATACAAGTGGTGGCATCTGTTGCAAATGAGGTGATTGCCTGGCAATTCGCAACACGCTTTGCATCGGACTCTCTCACCATTTTGAATGTGCTGCCCGGAAACACTGGCACCACATTCGACGAGGAAAACTATTATTATTCAACGCCGACATTGGCCGGAAACAATGATGGGATACTCCGGAGCATTTGGTATGCTACTGACGGAAATGCAGTTAATCTTAATGGCAAAGTGCTGTTTGAAGTTCTGGTAGAAGCGAATATCAGCATTGGAGACATAAAGGATGTGTTCAAGTTGGACAGCCGGGCATTGGATATGAGGTTCTACGATGAATCTGGCCAAGTAATTGACAGCGTTGGTCTCACACTACGGCTGGAGGAAGCATCCTCCGAAAGAGCCGAATCGGACCGAGTGAAATCAAGAACGGATTTCAAGGCACTTGTCTATCCCGTTCCGTTTAATTCTGAAATCATCTTTGCGTTCGAATTGCCTGATAAAGAAACGGCCAATCTTTCGCTATTCGACCCTACCGGCAAACTTCTTTTTGAGACAAATATCGCTTTGCCAGCAGGCTACCACCAGATAAATATACCTGAAGCAAAGGGCTATCCATCCGGACTGTACTGGTATTCTTTAAAAGCAGGCCAGCAGCAAGCATCTGGCAAAATCACAAAGAATTGA